In one Mucilaginibacter ginsenosidivorax genomic region, the following are encoded:
- a CDS encoding lysozyme has protein sequence MRIDAAGRDFIYKQEGVRLKAYYDVAEVATIGVGMTYYPATGKNVKIGDIISLEQCDSMFIAMVKSYEDAVNKAVKVPLNQSQFNALVSFTYNVGIGNATKGFLGSTLLKRINAKASPDLIKAAFSMWIKASGKVIPDLKTRRTLEADMFIKSMNNEHNI, from the coding sequence ATGAGAATAGATGCAGCCGGAAGGGATTTTATATACAAACAGGAAGGGGTAAGGCTAAAAGCCTATTACGATGTTGCCGAAGTTGCTACAATTGGGGTAGGTATGACTTATTACCCGGCTACTGGTAAGAACGTTAAAATTGGTGATATCATCAGTTTAGAGCAGTGCGATTCAATGTTTATCGCTATGGTAAAAAGTTATGAAGATGCGGTAAACAAAGCCGTTAAAGTACCCCTAAATCAGTCACAATTTAACGCTTTGGTAAGCTTCACCTACAATGTAGGCATTGGCAACGCTACCAAAGGTTTTTTGGGTTCAACCCTGCTTAAAAGGATAAACGCCAAAGCTTCACCAGACCTTATAAAAGCCGCTTTTTCAATGTGGATTAAAGCTTCTGGTAAGGTTATTCCTGATTTGAAAACACGTAGAACACTTGAAGCCGATATGTTCATAAAATCAATGAATAATGAACATAACATCTAA
- a CDS encoding phage holin family protein, translating to MNYISNFFSGLWAFAGKYSILFLMFLTPIHPLLYTIYILLIFDLITGVTKALRSKEAITSKRMRDTIIKFVFYSIAVFIAFQVDITLFSAVALYLSKLVGGYIILIEFQSNIENISTITGVDLWMMIKDKVVAFFDTKLKDAAEIKDDSKDDK from the coding sequence ATGAACTATATTTCAAATTTCTTCTCTGGCTTATGGGCTTTTGCAGGTAAGTATTCTATACTATTTCTGATGTTTTTGACACCAATACACCCGTTATTATACACGATTTATATATTACTAATATTTGACCTGATAACCGGGGTGACCAAAGCTTTAAGGAGTAAAGAAGCTATAACCAGTAAGCGTATGAGGGACACCATTATAAAATTTGTGTTCTATTCAATAGCTGTATTCATTGCTTTTCAGGTTGACATAACCCTGTTTAGTGCTGTAGCCCTTTATCTGTCAAAACTGGTCGGCGGTTACATTATACTAATTGAGTTCCAAAGCAATATTGAAAATATCAGTACCATCACCGGGGTAGACCTTTGGATGATGATTAAAGATAAGGTAGTTGCTTTTTTTGATACAAAATTGAAAGATGCAGCCGAAATTAAAGATGATTCCAAAGATGATAAATAA
- a CDS encoding tyrosine-type recombinase/integrase, with the protein MKEKKSQTILLTSWEGIDFNLYIPVIRDKDNKPFVYFNFLNPETNKNKKIVKSAKLDRNGDTKTLKKQGKELAEDLIELLSNGWNPVTGTFNDLSITPLSPISECMEYWIKTREESVANNAMGEKALKSNKYLMEYFTTWLKAKNFLFRKPSSFTYLDIDNFLQSTAKERGWGKVSYNCYRTDLNTFFKFLVTKKVIPESPVANSEKKSTKNDSSRFVIFEESELKNVVGLLEKDAAYRELYIASKILFYLNIRPIEITRIQVYNIDFEKKLLTLEPTKTKNGNEAKWELTDELFNLLDDYIRDTPKDYFVFANHNTPKPEQAHQDFLGQRWRAFRKQYDIPSHLKLYALKHSADWYDLESGVGIQTISERNRHANPNVTIAYVKERLNKKIIKPSENKRF; encoded by the coding sequence ATGAAAGAGAAAAAAAGCCAGACAATTTTACTGACCTCGTGGGAGGGAATTGATTTCAATTTATACATACCAGTCATAAGGGATAAAGATAACAAGCCATTTGTTTATTTCAACTTTCTTAACCCGGAAACCAATAAAAATAAAAAAATAGTAAAATCGGCAAAACTTGACCGTAACGGTGATACCAAAACTTTAAAGAAACAGGGCAAGGAATTAGCAGAAGATTTAATTGAACTATTATCAAACGGATGGAATCCTGTAACAGGCACATTTAATGATTTGTCGATAACCCCGCTATCGCCAATTTCTGAATGTATGGAATATTGGATTAAAACCCGTGAAGAATCCGTTGCCAATAATGCTATGGGCGAGAAGGCTTTGAAAAGCAATAAATACCTAATGGAATATTTCACCACGTGGTTAAAAGCTAAAAACTTTCTTTTCCGTAAACCAAGTTCCTTTACTTACTTAGATATTGACAACTTCTTACAATCCACAGCTAAAGAACGGGGTTGGGGTAAAGTTTCATATAACTGCTACCGTACCGACCTGAACACCTTTTTCAAGTTCCTTGTTACAAAAAAGGTTATCCCGGAAAGTCCTGTAGCTAATTCAGAAAAGAAAAGCACCAAAAATGATTCATCCAGATTTGTGATTTTTGAAGAAAGTGAGTTGAAAAACGTGGTGGGTTTGTTAGAAAAAGACGCTGCTTACCGAGAATTATATATTGCTTCCAAAATCCTTTTTTACCTTAACATCCGCCCTATCGAGATTACCCGGATACAGGTTTATAACATCGATTTTGAAAAAAAGCTTTTAACCTTAGAACCAACCAAAACTAAAAACGGTAATGAAGCTAAGTGGGAACTAACTGATGAATTATTTAACCTTTTAGATGATTACATCAGGGATACGCCTAAAGATTACTTTGTCTTTGCCAATCATAATACCCCTAAACCAGAACAAGCGCATCAGGATTTTTTAGGACAACGTTGGAGGGCATTTAGGAAACAGTATGACATTCCATCACACTTAAAATTATACGCCCTGAAACATAGTGCCGACTGGTACGATTTAGAATCAGGGGTTGGTATTCAGACGATAAGTGAACGTAACCGACACGCTAACCCAAATGTAACGATAGCGTACGTAAAGGAAAGGTTGAATAAGAAAATCATTAAACCATCTGAAAATAAACGATTTTAG
- a CDS encoding EVE domain-containing protein encodes MKNTLFWLVKSEPVKYSWEKFNKDGRTFWDGVRNYQARNNLRLMQEGDLVLFYHSNDGKEVVGIAKVVKEAYQDPTTEDPNWVVVDLSPVETLKKPVTLETIKADEQLKDVGLVRQGRLSVMALKREEFDRILELGS; translated from the coding sequence ATGAAAAACACACTTTTTTGGTTAGTAAAATCCGAACCCGTAAAATATAGCTGGGAAAAATTCAATAAAGATGGCCGCACCTTTTGGGATGGCGTACGCAACTACCAGGCACGCAATAATTTAAGATTGATGCAAGAGGGCGACCTGGTGCTGTTTTACCACAGTAACGATGGTAAGGAGGTAGTTGGCATAGCCAAAGTAGTTAAAGAAGCTTACCAGGACCCAACAACCGAAGACCCAAACTGGGTTGTGGTAGATCTTTCGCCTGTAGAAACATTAAAGAAGCCGGTAACCTTAGAAACAATAAAAGCCGATGAACAACTGAAGGACGTTGGGCTTGTAAGGCAGGGCCGCCTTTCGGTAATGGCGCTAAAACGCGAGGAGTTTGACCGTATTTTAGAGCTGGGCAGCTAA
- a CDS encoding carbohydrate-binding family 9-like protein codes for MLFTPQITKAQSPFAGLENLFATPENYVVKHIANAPVIDGDINDAAWQQAKWTKDFVDIEGDLKPRPPYKTKVKMLWDDNYLYIAAHMEESQVWATLKNHDDIVYHDNDFELFIDPSTTTHSYYEIEVNALNTIFDLFLNKPYRNRGGGLIGWDASGLRSAVKVQGTLNNASDTDEGWTVEMAIPFSAITMGFKSQVPENGTIYRINFSRVEYDTKIAEGRNVKLKDSAGRDLPEHNWSWSPQGEIAMHSPEHWGYLLFSTHEADDVVFNMPYAEEQKKYLWLVYYRQKQWYRQHHEYTSSLGKLGINNKYDIAGISNKLKLQSTQNQFEAFITDAKTNTTYTINHEGFIEQLNPIHHE; via the coding sequence ATGTTATTTACTCCCCAAATTACCAAGGCACAATCGCCATTTGCCGGCCTGGAGAATTTGTTTGCAACGCCCGAAAATTACGTGGTAAAACATATTGCAAATGCGCCGGTAATTGATGGCGATATTAACGACGCCGCTTGGCAGCAAGCAAAATGGACCAAAGACTTTGTTGATATTGAAGGCGACCTTAAACCCAGGCCGCCTTACAAAACCAAGGTAAAAATGCTTTGGGACGACAATTATTTATATATAGCCGCCCATATGGAAGAATCACAAGTATGGGCTACTTTAAAAAATCACGATGATATTGTATATCACGATAACGATTTTGAATTGTTTATCGATCCATCTACAACAACCCATTCCTATTACGAAATTGAGGTAAATGCGCTGAATACCATTTTTGATTTATTTTTAAATAAGCCATACCGCAACAGGGGAGGCGGGCTAATAGGCTGGGATGCCAGCGGCCTGCGTTCGGCAGTTAAGGTGCAGGGCACACTCAACAACGCATCAGATACTGATGAGGGCTGGACGGTTGAAATGGCTATCCCTTTTAGTGCCATCACCATGGGATTTAAATCGCAGGTTCCTGAAAACGGCACCATTTACCGGATAAATTTTTCACGGGTGGAGTATGATACTAAAATTGCGGAAGGCAGAAATGTAAAACTGAAGGATTCTGCCGGGCGCGATCTTCCGGAACATAACTGGTCGTGGTCGCCGCAGGGCGAGATTGCCATGCACAGTCCCGAACATTGGGGGTATCTTTTGTTCAGCACACATGAGGCCGACGATGTGGTATTTAATATGCCCTATGCCGAGGAGCAAAAGAAATACCTTTGGCTGGTTTACTACAGGCAAAAACAATGGTACAGGCAACATCATGAATATACCTCGTCGCTTGGTAAATTGGGTATTAACAATAAGTATGATATTGCCGGTATCAGCAATAAATTAAAGCTGCAAAGCACTCAAAACCAGTTTGAGGCTTTTATTACCGACGCAAAAACAAACACCACCTATACCATAAACCACGAAGGTTTTATAGAGCAATTAAACCCGATACACCATGAATAA
- a CDS encoding family 10 glycosylhydrolase, with protein MNKREFLKAGLLAGVAAQLPLLSTAAPVNTAAARKKTKKNWIWINPNLKDTDEELKANYTAYKAKGITGIFFENDSERHFRAAKAAGIEAHRWIWTFNRAELLTEHPEWYSKSRNGDSCADKPPYVTYYRWLCPSRPEVQDYLTTTVDKILALDYVDGIHLDYVRYCDVVLPVNLWDHYKIEQTRELPEYDFCYCEVCQAKFKEQYGQDVKAIQYPDASLSWRLFRYGNIIRVVNKISEVAKQHKKAITAAVFPTPEVARRNVRQDWTNFHLDGVCPMIYHGFYKEGVSWIGDAVAEGVHFLDGKFPLYAGLYISDFKNDDEVRIGIQYALKNGAAGISFFGRVTPTILDILYEETGKS; from the coding sequence ATGAATAAGCGCGAATTTTTAAAAGCCGGTTTATTGGCCGGTGTTGCTGCCCAGTTGCCATTGCTAAGCACCGCAGCCCCGGTAAATACCGCGGCTGCAAGAAAAAAAACAAAGAAAAACTGGATATGGATAAATCCTAACCTGAAGGATACGGATGAGGAGCTAAAAGCCAATTATACTGCCTATAAAGCTAAAGGGATAACAGGTATATTTTTTGAAAACGACAGCGAGCGGCATTTTCGCGCGGCTAAAGCTGCCGGAATTGAAGCCCACCGCTGGATATGGACTTTTAACCGTGCCGAACTGCTCACTGAGCATCCCGAGTGGTACAGCAAAAGCCGCAACGGCGATTCATGTGCCGATAAACCACCCTACGTAACTTACTACCGCTGGCTTTGCCCATCGCGCCCCGAAGTACAGGATTACCTGACGACTACTGTTGATAAGATACTGGCTTTGGATTATGTAGATGGTATTCACCTGGATTATGTGCGTTATTGCGATGTTGTACTGCCAGTAAACCTTTGGGACCACTACAAAATTGAACAAACCAGGGAATTGCCTGAATATGATTTTTGCTATTGCGAAGTTTGCCAGGCCAAGTTTAAAGAACAATACGGACAGGATGTAAAAGCAATACAATACCCGGATGCCAGCCTTTCGTGGCGGTTGTTCAGGTATGGTAATATTATCAGGGTAGTCAACAAAATTTCGGAGGTGGCTAAACAACATAAAAAGGCCATAACCGCGGCTGTGTTCCCAACGCCCGAAGTTGCACGCCGCAACGTGAGGCAGGACTGGACAAATTTTCACCTGGATGGCGTTTGCCCCATGATTTATCATGGCTTTTATAAAGAGGGTGTAAGCTGGATAGGTGACGCCGTGGCCGAAGGTGTACACTTTTTGGATGGAAAATTCCCGCTGTATGCAGGCTTATATATATCCGATTTTAAAAATGACGATGAAGTGCGCATCGGGATACAATATGCATTAAAAAATGGTGCTGCCGGTATCTCATTTTTTGGCAGAGTGACACCTACGATATTAGATATTTTGTACGAGGAAACGGGGAAGTCATAA
- a CDS encoding aldo/keto reductase has protein sequence MNYRKFKNTPIAKVGLGTWQLGSADWGNVNDDDAFAILKAYTDGGGNFIDTADVYGMGVSESVIGRFLKTTDKEIFVATKLGRRGDAPNGWPQNFTYDIMKRNVEDSLKHLDVSQLFLEQLHCIPTEEMKSGKVFDHLRTLQQQGLIKHFGASVETSQEALICLEQEGLASLQIIFNLFRQHVADEVFAKAREKDVAIIVRVPLASGLLSGKFNAQTKFAANDHRNYNANGEAFNTGETFSGIEFNEGLKLSQQIKQILPDGSMPQWAIRWILDHPEVTTVIPGASKVSQVDSNVGASALEPLSSAIHQQLRSLYDAEIIGKIRGHY, from the coding sequence ATGAACTACAGAAAATTTAAAAATACCCCCATTGCCAAAGTTGGCCTGGGTACCTGGCAATTGGGTAGCGCCGATTGGGGCAATGTAAATGACGATGACGCCTTCGCCATATTAAAAGCATACACCGATGGAGGAGGAAATTTCATTGATACCGCCGATGTTTATGGTATGGGGGTAAGTGAATCCGTTATTGGCAGATTTTTAAAAACAACAGATAAAGAAATATTTGTAGCTACCAAACTGGGCCGCCGCGGCGATGCACCAAACGGCTGGCCGCAAAACTTTACCTACGATATAATGAAACGGAATGTGGAAGACTCGCTGAAGCATTTGGATGTGTCGCAACTATTTTTAGAGCAATTGCACTGCATCCCAACCGAAGAAATGAAATCGGGTAAGGTATTTGATCATTTACGTACCCTGCAGCAGCAAGGCCTTATCAAGCACTTTGGCGCCAGTGTAGAAACGTCCCAGGAAGCGCTTATTTGCCTGGAGCAGGAAGGTCTGGCATCGTTACAGATCATATTTAACCTGTTCAGGCAACATGTGGCCGACGAAGTTTTTGCCAAAGCCAGGGAAAAAGACGTCGCCATTATTGTAAGAGTCCCCTTAGCCAGTGGGTTATTATCCGGTAAATTTAACGCGCAAACCAAATTTGCCGCAAATGACCATCGTAATTATAACGCCAACGGCGAAGCCTTTAATACCGGCGAAACATTCTCGGGCATCGAGTTTAACGAAGGGTTGAAGCTATCTCAACAAATAAAACAAATATTACCCGATGGGAGTATGCCGCAATGGGCTATCCGCTGGATATTGGATCATCCGGAAGTCACCACTGTTATCCCCGGTGCATCAAAAGTATCACAGGTTGATAGTAATGTGGGGGCATCTGCTTTGGAGCCCTTGTCGTCAGCTATTCATCAGCAATTAAGGAGTTTGTATGATGCGGAAATTATTGGGAAGATAAGAGGGCATTATTGA
- a CDS encoding MarR family winged helix-turn-helix transcriptional regulator, with the protein MRIDDEIQSNKFEDNYHKVVINIAYTSGWLNNAFRCHFDKYNLTQQQFNILRILRGQYPKPATINLLKERMIDKMSDASRIVDRLIQKELVSRCTNNKDRRAVDIRISDLGLQTLAKMDEEFKTRKILEDNLTPDEAAQLSDLLDKLRG; encoded by the coding sequence ATGCGGATAGACGACGAGATACAAAGCAACAAATTTGAAGACAATTACCACAAGGTAGTCATTAACATTGCCTACACTTCTGGATGGTTAAACAATGCTTTCCGTTGCCATTTTGATAAGTATAACCTTACCCAACAGCAATTTAATATCCTGCGGATACTAAGGGGGCAATACCCAAAACCCGCCACCATCAATTTATTGAAAGAAAGGATGATTGATAAAATGTCTGACGCCAGCCGCATTGTTGATCGCCTGATCCAAAAAGAATTGGTTTCGCGTTGCACCAACAATAAAGACCGCCGGGCTGTTGATATCCGTATAAGCGACCTTGGCCTTCAAACCCTTGCCAAAATGGATGAAGAGTTTAAAACCCGCAAAATTCTTGAAGATAACCTTACACCAGACGAAGCCGCACAGTTAAGCGACTTGTTGGATAAATTGCGTGGATAG
- a CDS encoding DUF5522 domain-containing protein produces MLKEGIDYYINEDGNFVFTKQYHLARGYCCKNKCLHCPWDYGKPKLDSSNFNPDDLPGQKPIPD; encoded by the coding sequence ATGCTGAAAGAGGGTATTGATTATTATATTAATGAGGATGGCAACTTTGTTTTTACAAAGCAGTATCATTTAGCGCGCGGCTATTGCTGCAAAAATAAATGCCTGCACTGCCCCTGGGACTATGGTAAACCAAAATTGGACAGCAGCAACTTTAACCCAGATGACCTGCCAGGGCAAAAGCCAATACCCGATTAG
- a CDS encoding MBL fold metallo-hydrolase, with the protein MKMILDDFVLIDDKGLYCKYGDFYLDPKLPAKNAVITHAHADHAISGNTDVYCTRATATVMQLRYERTAAKVFHIVPFNQPFTIGRVQITFIPAGHMLGSAQILMEYEGTRYLYTGDYKLQPDATCEPIEWVKTDVLITESTFADPAVIHPDPVEEIKKIVDIKINILLGAYGLGKSQRLINLITEHAPRKKILVHHKIMPINAIYENMGYRPGKYQVYGRKLMKVQDEFVYIVPPFTFDSYIRATGVKRLFASGWKNLQVNSQDTLFISDHVDWKDILETIARTQPKQVWTLHGDGRHLKNYFKDEIFVKILN; encoded by the coding sequence ATGAAAATGATACTCGACGATTTTGTACTTATAGATGATAAAGGCCTTTACTGCAAGTATGGCGATTTTTACCTCGACCCTAAACTGCCTGCTAAAAATGCCGTTATTACGCATGCCCACGCCGATCATGCCATCAGCGGCAATACCGATGTTTATTGTACCCGCGCCACGGCAACCGTAATGCAGTTAAGGTATGAACGCACTGCCGCCAAAGTTTTCCACATTGTACCCTTTAACCAGCCTTTTACAATTGGCAGGGTGCAAATTACTTTTATACCGGCCGGTCACATGCTTGGTTCGGCACAGATACTTATGGAGTACGAGGGGACCCGTTACCTGTACACCGGCGACTATAAACTACAACCCGATGCCACCTGCGAGCCCATAGAATGGGTAAAAACCGATGTTCTGATAACCGAAAGCACCTTTGCCGACCCTGCCGTTATACACCCTGATCCGGTTGAGGAGATTAAAAAGATCGTCGATATCAAGATCAATATTTTGCTGGGTGCTTATGGGCTGGGCAAAAGCCAGCGGCTTATTAACCTGATAACTGAACACGCCCCCCGGAAAAAAATTCTGGTGCATCATAAAATTATGCCCATTAACGCCATTTACGAAAACATGGGCTACCGCCCCGGCAAATACCAGGTTTATGGCCGTAAGCTAATGAAAGTGCAGGACGAATTTGTATATATAGTGCCTCCGTTTACTTTTGACAGCTACATCAGGGCCACCGGTGTAAAGCGATTGTTTGCATCGGGCTGGAAAAACCTGCAGGTAAACAGCCAGGATACCCTTTTTATATCCGACCATGTGGACTGGAAAGATATCCTGGAAACCATTGCCCGTACCCAGCCAAAGCAGGTATGGACACTGCATGGCGACGGCCGGCATTTGAAGAATTATTTTAAAGATGAGATATTTGTAAAAATACTCAACTGA
- the coaE gene encoding dephospho-CoA kinase (Dephospho-CoA kinase (CoaE) performs the final step in coenzyme A biosynthesis.): protein MLKIGLTGNIGSGKTTVAKVFELLGVPVFYADDEAKKVMVTDAILIDAIKQTFGAESYFADGSLNRKYIAAIVFNNPAELEKLNALVHPAVFRAFEVLEAKAKNAPYIIREAAILFESGSYKTCDRSIIVTAPLDKRIARVVQRDGISVDEVKKREGRQMPEDEKKKLADDVIINDDNRLVIPQVLALHQKYLALAHN, encoded by the coding sequence ATGCTTAAAATTGGTTTAACAGGCAATATAGGCAGCGGCAAAACCACTGTAGCTAAAGTATTTGAGCTATTGGGTGTACCGGTTTTTTATGCCGACGACGAAGCCAAAAAGGTTATGGTTACCGATGCTATACTTATAGACGCCATTAAGCAAACATTTGGTGCCGAATCTTATTTTGCTGATGGCTCTTTAAACCGCAAATATATTGCCGCTATTGTTTTTAATAATCCGGCGGAGTTAGAGAAACTTAATGCATTGGTGCACCCTGCCGTTTTCAGGGCTTTTGAAGTACTTGAGGCAAAAGCAAAAAATGCCCCTTACATCATTCGCGAGGCGGCTATATTATTCGAGAGCGGCTCATACAAAACCTGTGACCGTTCTATCATTGTAACCGCCCCCCTGGATAAACGCATTGCCCGCGTAGTGCAACGCGACGGCATTAGTGTTGATGAAGTTAAAAAACGCGAAGGCCGCCAGATGCCAGAAGATGAAAAGAAAAAACTGGCCGATGACGTTATTATAAACGATGATAACAGGTTGGTAATTCCGCAGGTGCTTGCCCTGCACCAAAAATATCTGGCCCTTGCCCATAACTAA
- a CDS encoding CdaR family protein: MAIVKLSTTERRRLSVFFTCLGLAIVAWIFTTLSSPLPFIINEALVYKNSPQKKAFHPLQADTIKITIQGTGWQMLFSKMKPDSKPITVDLTPLESRNYVVLSSQLKLINAKRDANQQITAIDPDTLYFDFTNRLTKKVPVRALLGIDYQKQFAISGNVSIKPAYVTVSGPADRLQKIDEWKTDSIKASNVNESIATRINLQPVTEGNLTIYPKSVQVNIPVDEFTEKTLDIPVKLINNHNYDNVKVFPQKVKVTFTTSLSRYKDMSDDLFEATADLDLWRDHGYSTLPVQLTRFPPFCKIVKVSPANIDFIIKK; encoded by the coding sequence ATGGCAATAGTAAAACTATCCACAACAGAACGGCGGCGGCTATCGGTATTTTTTACCTGCCTTGGCCTGGCCATTGTTGCGTGGATTTTTACTACGCTATCGAGTCCGCTGCCCTTTATTATTAACGAGGCATTAGTATACAAAAACTCACCGCAAAAAAAGGCTTTCCACCCCCTGCAGGCAGATACCATAAAAATTACCATACAAGGTACAGGCTGGCAAATGCTTTTTTCGAAAATGAAGCCCGATAGTAAGCCCATCACGGTCGATTTAACACCCCTGGAAAGCCGCAATTACGTAGTGCTTAGCTCGCAGCTTAAGCTCATTAATGCCAAACGAGATGCCAACCAGCAAATTACGGCCATTGACCCCGATACCCTATATTTTGATTTCACCAACCGGCTTACCAAAAAAGTACCTGTAAGGGCTTTATTGGGTATTGATTACCAAAAACAGTTTGCCATATCGGGCAACGTATCTATCAAGCCTGCCTATGTAACCGTAAGCGGCCCTGCCGACAGGTTACAAAAGATAGACGAATGGAAGACTGATTCGATAAAGGCAAGCAATGTAAATGAAAGCATTGCCACGCGGATAAATTTGCAGCCGGTAACCGAAGGTAATTTAACCATATACCCTAAAAGTGTACAGGTGAATATCCCGGTGGATGAGTTTACCGAGAAAACGCTGGATATCCCGGTTAAGCTCATCAACAACCATAATTACGATAACGTTAAGGTGTTTCCGCAAAAGGTAAAAGTGACATTTACCACGTCGTTAAGCCGTTATAAGGATATGAGCGATGATCTTTTTGAGGCTACCGCCGATCTTGATCTTTGGCGCGATCATGGCTACTCTACCCTGCCGGTGCAGTTAACGCGCTTCCCTCCTTTTTGTAAAATAGTGAAAGTAAGCCCGGCGAATATTGATTTTATTATCAAAAAATAA
- the yajC gene encoding preprotein translocase subunit YajC codes for MIATIFLQAAAGGAFGSYSTLIPMVLIIVVFYFFMIRPQVKKQKDQKKYVDELKKGDKVVTTAGIHGRIIDLNDSTFLVEVENGKIRFDKSAISLDASKALNTPAVVK; via the coding sequence ATGATAGCAACAATTTTTTTACAGGCCGCTGCAGGCGGTGCTTTTGGTAGCTACAGTACTTTAATACCTATGGTATTAATTATTGTAGTGTTTTACTTTTTTATGATACGCCCACAGGTTAAAAAACAAAAAGACCAAAAGAAATACGTAGATGAACTTAAAAAAGGCGATAAAGTGGTGACCACAGCTGGCATTCATGGCCGCATCATTGACCTTAACGACTCTACTTTTTTAGTTGAGGTTGAGAACGGAAAAATCCGTTTCGATAAATCGGCAATATCATTAGATGCATCAAAAGCATTAAATACACCTGCTGTAGTTAAGTAG
- a CDS encoding DUF1573 domain-containing protein — translation MKKLFLSLVAAGLLLSACNQSKTGSTAATTDSAATTTANAANAPVMKFEKESHDFGKIKTGDKVNYDFKFTNTGKSPLIISEAHATCGCTIPEWPKAPVKPGESGIIKVTFNSAGKSGLQDKQITVTANTVPAQTMVHLIGEVLK, via the coding sequence ATGAAGAAACTGTTTTTAAGCTTAGTAGCGGCAGGCTTACTATTATCGGCCTGTAACCAATCAAAAACCGGCAGTACTGCGGCTACAACCGATAGTGCGGCTACAACTACCGCCAACGCGGCTAACGCGCCGGTAATGAAGTTTGAAAAAGAAAGCCATGATTTTGGCAAGATAAAAACCGGCGATAAAGTTAACTACGATTTTAAATTCACCAATACAGGCAAGTCGCCCCTGATTATCAGCGAGGCACATGCTACCTGCGGCTGTACTATTCCGGAGTGGCCCAAAGCCCCTGTTAAACCAGGCGAAAGCGGCATTATAAAAGTTACCTTTAACAGCGCAGGCAAAAGCGGTTTGCAGGACAAACAAATAACCGTAACCGCCAATACCGTACCGGCCCAAACTATGGTACACCTTATTGGCGAGGTTTTAAAATAA